The Enterococcus rotai genome includes a window with the following:
- the rlmH gene encoding 23S rRNA (pseudouridine(1915)-N(3))-methyltransferase RlmH, translating into MKIKIITVGKLKEKYLVQGINEYLKRLQSYAKVEVIEVADEKAPENLSDAEMLQVKGKEGERILAKINDQDHVFALAINGKQFSSEDFSKEIEQLGINGKSQLAFVIGGSLGLGDAVLKRSQQQMSFGKLTYPHQLMRLVLVEQIYRGFRIMRGEPYHK; encoded by the coding sequence TTGAAAATAAAAATTATTACTGTGGGAAAACTGAAAGAGAAATATCTAGTTCAAGGAATCAATGAATATTTAAAACGTCTACAAAGCTATGCAAAAGTTGAAGTCATTGAAGTGGCAGATGAAAAAGCACCAGAAAATTTAAGTGACGCAGAGATGCTACAAGTTAAAGGAAAAGAAGGCGAACGAATTTTAGCCAAAATCAATGATCAAGATCATGTTTTTGCGCTCGCAATCAATGGAAAACAGTTCAGTAGCGAGGATTTTTCAAAGGAGATCGAACAACTTGGGATCAACGGTAAAAGCCAGTTGGCCTTTGTAATCGGGGGTTCACTTGGATTGGGTGATGCAGTGCTGAAAAGAAGTCAACAACAGATGTCATTTGGAAAGTTGACTTATCCACATCAGTTGATGCGGTTGGTTTTGGTAGAGCAGATTTATCGAGGATTTCGGATTATGCGAGGGGAACCGTATCATAAGTAG
- a CDS encoding TIGR04197 family type VII secretion effector — MSINSNSSIASGVSASFSQSASALNRISVSVSSGQINVAGNSTAIESFSTFQSSLKGVSNSIVKAGDNINSVAKEFERIDQKIAQLPTLSIGGIR, encoded by the coding sequence ATGTCGATTAATAGTAATTCTAGTATTGCCAGTGGGGTTTCAGCCTCATTTAGTCAATCAGCTAGTGCATTAAATAGAATATCCGTTTCTGTCAGCTCTGGACAAATCAACGTGGCTGGTAATAGCACTGCAATTGAAAGTTTTTCAACCTTTCAATCTAGTCTAAAAGGTGTGTCTAACAGTATTGTAAAAGCAGGGGACAATATAAATTCTGTTGCGAAAGAGTTTGAACGCATTGACCAAAAAATTGCGCAGTTACCTACTCTTTCAATTGGAGGGATAAGGTAA
- a CDS encoding DUF3958 family protein gives MTLTSQQRFDDQNYQFRNQLEELQEAQRDNKKDQQFIEQLQERFYALQQQEQRIYQESLNEVESEERAFFEERQDDSFHLSRQALQEFEEEQEQLAQDRKTLLEKEDSVRSAHRNFLKTEEKEMSNGT, from the coding sequence ATGACGTTAACTTCGCAACAACGTTTTGACGATCAAAACTACCAGTTTCGAAATCAACTGGAAGAACTTCAAGAAGCACAACGAGATAATAAGAAAGACCAACAGTTTATTGAACAACTACAAGAACGATTCTATGCGTTACAACAACAAGAACAACGAATCTATCAGGAATCTCTAAATGAAGTAGAATCAGAAGAGAGAGCTTTTTTCGAGGAACGACAGGATGATAGTTTTCACTTATCACGACAAGCATTACAAGAATTTGAAGAGGAACAAGAACAGTTAGCGCAAGACCGTAAAACCTTGTTAGAAAAAGAAGACTCGGTCCGTTCAGCACATCGAAACTTCTTAAAAACAGAAGAGAAGGAGATGTCGAATGGGACTTAA
- a CDS encoding T7SS effector LXG polymorphic toxin: MGLKFIVSEAQARSSQATQVSSQAQQAVSSLQQSIQLFLSAPLSSKAYDSAKSYFMVAYTPICQSIIMTAEAFTSAHKKFVSEYQATVGGEDIDEDKIQAEIDQYQELLHTIDDLIRDAKRPRPDLERRSMNAYESMQKRKEKLEKLRTYSAQSASFFSEYTSSQQELNNGIAQVKDCKAWNASTGTFDISKLDMNWAKDITTRWKNREVAKAKQKEEAFNNNLKKLEGYTIYAWPYEDPVTGKVSVNWFIDKDGRRLDNSELQNFLEQHGTELDPSYYQIVDWKKIRDLENDALRRGETYITGQKYEGLSKGSIQLSGYISTGYAFAQDSGLYDLAMMTGLSYAGSKAKVSTPKKSSGTKPPKTDFGAENPVSGKDWNNYFKDKYGAGNVQWKPTSFDDIVANPERLYGSTKNEIKSILGSEWTEGVYGRNGSGWKFTHPDGSVFYHGGGGVHEGSYYGFSNGKSGKVKIYKEEDGYVPTMDDKGTAIKID; the protein is encoded by the coding sequence ATGGGACTTAAATTTATTGTGTCAGAAGCACAAGCTAGAAGTTCACAAGCAACACAGGTTAGTAGTCAGGCACAACAAGCTGTGTCTTCCTTACAACAAAGCATCCAACTGTTCTTGTCTGCGCCTTTATCCAGTAAAGCCTATGATTCGGCTAAAAGTTATTTTATGGTGGCGTATACGCCTATTTGTCAGTCCATTATCATGACTGCCGAAGCTTTTACCAGTGCGCATAAGAAATTTGTAAGTGAATATCAGGCTACTGTAGGTGGAGAAGATATAGATGAGGACAAAATTCAAGCAGAGATTGATCAATATCAAGAGTTATTACACACGATTGACGACTTGATTCGCGATGCGAAAAGGCCGCGACCAGACTTAGAAAGACGTTCTATGAACGCTTATGAGTCCATGCAAAAGCGAAAAGAAAAACTGGAGAAATTACGGACATACAGTGCTCAGTCAGCAAGCTTCTTTAGTGAATACACTTCTTCTCAACAAGAATTGAACAATGGTATTGCGCAAGTTAAGGATTGTAAGGCATGGAATGCCTCTACAGGGACTTTTGATATCAGTAAGTTAGATATGAACTGGGCAAAAGATATTACTACTCGTTGGAAAAATAGAGAAGTAGCTAAAGCAAAGCAAAAAGAAGAAGCGTTTAATAACAACTTAAAGAAACTAGAAGGCTATACTATTTATGCATGGCCATATGAAGACCCTGTAACTGGGAAGGTTTCAGTTAATTGGTTTATAGATAAAGATGGCCGCAGACTTGACAATAGTGAATTACAAAACTTCTTAGAACAACATGGAACGGAATTAGATCCCAGTTATTATCAAATTGTCGATTGGAAAAAAATCAGAGATTTAGAGAATGATGCTTTAAGACGAGGAGAAACCTATATAACAGGTCAAAAATATGAAGGACTATCAAAAGGTTCTATACAGTTGAGTGGCTATATTTCGACAGGATATGCATTCGCACAAGATAGTGGACTATATGACCTTGCTATGATGACGGGGCTTTCTTATGCAGGTTCTAAAGCGAAGGTTTCAACTCCAAAGAAATCTAGTGGGACTAAACCTCCTAAAACTGATTTTGGTGCAGAAAATCCAGTATCTGGAAAAGACTGGAATAATTACTTTAAAGATAAATATGGTGCTGGAAATGTCCAATGGAAGCCCACCTCATTCGATGATATAGTAGCAAATCCAGAAAGACTATATGGAAGTACAAAAAATGAAATCAAATCTATTTTAGGATCGGAATGGACTGAAGGAGTCTATGGTCGAAATGGGTCTGGATGGAAGTTTACACATCCAGATGGAAGTGTATTCTACCATGGTGGTGGTGGTGTTCACGAAGGTTCGTATTATGGATTTTCAAATGGAAAATCTGGAAAAGTTAAAATTTATAAAGAAGAAGATGGCTATGTTCCTACAATGGATGATAAAGGTACTGCAATAAAAATTGATTAA
- a CDS encoding DUF960 family protein, with the protein MFDNKENRYITKGVNEQVPKEIQLYCWQLIDKKRSEAEPELDYLQIFEFNPDNQRQAVEVIHRQEEPFFIDYHTYTIKEKIADFQIKKIWVIDDRSHQTMLLPEDY; encoded by the coding sequence ATGTTTGATAACAAAGAAAATCGTTACATCACGAAGGGAGTGAACGAACAAGTACCAAAAGAAATCCAACTCTATTGCTGGCAATTAATCGACAAAAAAAGAAGCGAAGCAGAACCAGAATTAGACTACTTACAAATCTTTGAGTTCAATCCAGATAACCAACGCCAAGCAGTTGAAGTGATTCATCGACAAGAAGAACCATTTTTCATCGATTATCATACCTACACCATAAAGGAAAAGATAGCTGATTTCCAAATTAAAAAAATATGGGTGATCGATGATCGTAGTCATCAAACCATGTTATTACCAGAAGATTATTAA
- a CDS encoding JAB domain-containing protein — protein sequence MKEASTFYAARTCTSPQAVYELFAPFIETKDREHLVIAGLNVKNEPTAIQVVHIGTINQSLAFPRDILKMALLSNSVSICVGHNHPSGSVTASLADIEFTAKLEKACRLLQINLQDHLIIGSGGKYLFMKAEGYITDSK from the coding sequence GTGAAAGAAGCCTCAACTTTTTACGCCGCTAGAACCTGTACTAGCCCTCAAGCAGTCTACGAGTTATTCGCCCCGTTTATTGAAACAAAAGATCGAGAACATTTGGTGATCGCTGGTTTAAACGTAAAAAATGAACCAACGGCTATTCAAGTTGTTCATATAGGAACCATCAATCAGTCCCTCGCTTTCCCTAGAGATATCTTAAAGATGGCACTGTTGTCAAATAGTGTGTCTATTTGTGTTGGGCATAATCATCCTTCAGGTAGTGTGACCGCTTCATTAGCGGATATTGAATTTACTGCGAAGTTAGAAAAAGCCTGTCGATTGCTTCAAATCAATTTACAGGATCATTTGATAATTGGTAGTGGTGGAAAATATCTGTTTATGAAAGCAGAAGGTTATATAACCGATAGTAAGTAA